One Engraulis encrasicolus isolate BLACKSEA-1 chromosome 4, IST_EnEncr_1.0, whole genome shotgun sequence genomic window, AATTGAAACAATGTgaatacgcacgcacgcgtgcacacacacacacacacacacacacacacacacacacacacacacacacacacacacacacagagacacacacagagacacacacacacacacagacagagacacacacacacacacacacacacacacacacacacacacacacacacacacacacacacacacacacacacacacacacacaatgtgactaGTCATGCTAGTTTCAGTTCAGCTTGTTATTGGTTGAGCAGtccattctctctcctcatcGCTGGTGAGCAACTGTTCCTCTACTGTAGGGCCGCCTCTTGTCCATTTTATAGTCTCATCTTAATTTTCTTTTTCTACTATTCCTATACTATATAATGTTTTTATTCAAATCATTTGAATCAGGGGAAGTCCCTATGTAGTCACATTTTCTGGTGCGTATAAGCTTTTATGTAGCCTAATGGGTCAGGAGAAACTCAACATGGAGACATGTGGATCTATGCAGTGTGGTCACAAGACTGGAGCAACAAAATATTACACTGCTTAAGTTGGACAACAAGGCAATGGACAGTAGACAAATGGTAAAACGCACATGCACCAAATAAGCTCACTCCATTTACTGTGGGGGAGGGGAAAGGTTTAATAGGGTTGTCTTCAGTATCCTCTTCAGAGCTGGCTGGGTGGAATACTTCACGTTTCCAtgcagtaacttctccggccgttaacaatgAAATCTGCAGTGCTCACCATCTGAATTACAGGAACCTCCGACACAATCAAtttctaagtactcattatgactagaaactgttttgttttattttttgattttgtttacaatctgtttatgtgtcttgttttattttgcttctctctgtacagtgtccttgagtgttttgaaaggcgctttttaataaaatgtattattattattattatgtcatatTTACCTCTTAAGAGATGGTGAAGCTGCTCAACTCACGGTCCCGGCCGAATGCCATGCATGTCGGGGTACttttcccattcaacatcccgattgcaaatgagaaaatgacctttcaatTGCGTTTTTGCGAGATAGTGAATGAAATGTCTGTTGCTAATGACGTCTTGTGgcgtcatcatgaggccacatgCACTTGGGGAGGACGGGAGTAAGTATATTGGAAAGCACCCTAAGAGACCTTGTTCCAGTGTGTCAGGTAGATGGTTTGAAAGACACGCCCAGGGTTTTTGTTTGGTTAGGAGAATGGGATGACCTGAATCTTCCCTGAGGGCTGTCACTAAGCCATGTACCTGGAACACTGCCTTGGTGTATGAGGAAGATATGGATTATTACAGGAAGAATAGGCTGGATGTGACTGCAAAAAGTAACTTTTGTGATGGAGGATAAGTTTGTGAGGCATTTTGAGGCCTCCTCCAAAGCTCTGTCCTGCACACATGCAATAGTTAAGTTTAACAGTCTACGTGTATTTGTGTTCTCATTATAAACACTTAACTTGAAATCAATGAGGAGCAACCTAAACATGTAGATCGCAGTATGATTGACTTATGGTACTTTGCTGTACCAAGCTCTTCCAAATACTGGTGAGTTTTATGCAGGAGACTTGATTTTGCATTACTTGCAACACAGATATGAGCCACTGTTAGCCTACTATAGTTTAAATAAATTGTGCACTGGCcttaccgtggcgctaacggccTGACACCAAATATCTGTATGCATCCAAACTCTTGTATGCTTTTAGATCAATTTCTGCGTATGGCGATGGGTTGTTGATAGCATAAAGGTTGTGTGCGCCGAAGTCTGGTAAAGACGAGGCTGTTGCATGCTAGCGGACGTCCGTAAACAGCCCTAATGGAAGCAGGTAAACGTAGTTTTCTAAACCTGCAATCTTGAGCTTCTCCAAATACCTCTCCCTCTGCTGGCCCAGTGAATGTCCGACCTGAAAGGTGGAAGGTTTGGAAGGTTTTTCTGCATCTTGTTGTCTTTTATTCCGTTTTCCGCTTGTCGTGTTTCGTTACTAGCATTCAAATCGCTGTCTTTTTCATGTCCAAAATGGCGGTCACTTTTACGCAGGTCACGTGTGTGGCATGGGTCAACAGTGCACTCATATGCTACGCAACCAACCCAGGTAAGATTCCAACCCGGGTCCtctgctggcccttccccgtctctctctcccaactcgcctCCTGTCTATCATCCACTGTCCTATCTTGTGAAAAACAATACAAGCTTgagaagcccccaaaaatactcaaAAAGTTATGTGCCATATATAAACAGGAATCAATTGCATTGTTGGcaattgtgtgtacatgtacagtattttctTTCAGGCAATATTACCTTGACCTCATTTGACCTTTCGTTGTGAGTTACCTCTGACTTAACAGCAACACCACTCGGGCCCACAGGCTTAGTAAGACTGAGAAATGTGGAATTAAaattgcacatgtgtatgtgcactcATGTGCCCCACAGTACAGTATGCTTGGCCATCAGCATGATGGTGGACGGGCATGGAGAGCAGTTAAGGTAACATGGGGGGACAGAGGACGAACTGGGGCCCAGAATTTGCTCCTCAATACGTATATAGAGAGGGAGGACCGCCCCCTTTTCAGAACATTTCGTCCAgcagggcctggcaaaagctgtcggcggctCAGATAGAGAGCAACACTAGACTACAGTGCAACCAGAGCTGGATTAATAATCGGGACGCACTAGAGCCTCTTAAGCCCAGAGCGTCGCTACCCCGCTGGGCACTGATCCAGAGAAGGGGAGGACGGCGTCGAGCGTCCCCACTTTTGGGCAGTGCTTTGGAGCTTAAGGACAGGTGATCAAGCCTTCACTTAAAGGGGTTTGCATTTATCTTGTGTGTTAAGTTTCAACCTCTTGCTCTCCCCAGGGGCACCGTGGAGGTTGGGACATCactctgcttttcttttttctttttttttgaagaacAGATTAGCCAAATGCCAAGGAGGATTTCCCTTAATCGTTTGTTAATTCAGTTAGTTGATTAAGTGGTTGGGAGTTTCAGGAGACGGAGGTTGGAATTTGGCTGGCTACAAAATCCTTGGTGACTGCCCGGCAACAGTGTCTCTCCTTAATAAATAgacataataaacaaacaaacaaaaacgggTTGTTTGTCCTACTGTAGGTccatcaaaataaagaaatgtatgGCATACATTACGCTAATATTTCGAGGTACATATACTTAGCCAATAGACCACCTATGGATGTGAGCGAATATGTGTCTGTGTCCTCATCCTCTTGGTACAGTGGGTCATAGACCGGCCAAACCATTTAACATGACAGTGCAGCTGCACGTGTTTGTTTCTGTCACTTTCACCAGGAGACACAAAGAAAGCACTGTATGGTGACTGTCGTGACCATGTGCAAAATAATCCTGTCAGACCCCCTCTGTGCGATTATCATACTTATATGCATGTTGTTAACATGCTGTACATATGTAATCCTAATCTACTGTATGGCCCAGCATGTTTGTGTATATCCATGTGAATATGTATACCTCAGAGGCCTCAGAGGGTGAATTTCCTAAATGTCCCAACAAACGAACTCACCTACTAAACACTCCTTCTTATAAAGGGTAGGAGACATGTGACATTTGAGTGATCACTTGTCTTAAATATGCTTTATATTGAACATTTCCCTGTTTAACGCCGAAGACAGTGCTGCATCACTAGCGTGCTAGGGGAATAGGCCACTGTCAAATTGGATTGGAAATATAGCACCTCTATAGACCTTCCTGTGCTGTGGAACTCCTTTTCTACTAACTAAACACATTTGTGCCAAAACATACAGTCTAATCCTATCAAGTCGTTTGCATTTTAAACCACCAACAAACACAGGAATTCTTGTGCTCCCTAACACAAAAAGAGGTAAGATTAGTAAGGGTATATCAGTACTCTTGAAGTCCATTGTTTTACAATGTGTGCaatacttgtttttttattttattattatactATGGTAATGTTCTCCAATTCACTTTGAATATTTGTCCACAGGCAGCTGAGTGGGGCGGTCTCTTCTCATCAATGacacaatcagtgtgtgtgtttctgtgtgtgtgtgtgtgtgtgtgtgtgtgtgtgtgtgtgtgtgtgtgtgtgtgtgtgtgtgtgtgtgtgtgtgtgtgtgtgtgtgtgtgtgtgtgtgtgtgtgtgtgtgtgtgtgtgtgtgtgtgtgtgtgtgcatcattcaGGTGGTTCTCTTGGTCCTTGGCTCACTTCACCTTAATTAAAGTGCTTTTATGTTGGTGCCTTGCAGATGAGCAATTTTATTTCataatacagtattgtgacttcCATCCATTAGCATTAGTCAGGGTCATCTTCATTACCCACGTTGCTCATCATCTTAAGTCTTTTGATCTTTATTCTTtagtttgtctgtatgtgtttagtgcgtgggtgtgtgtcagCAACAGTTCTGGGCTGGGATCAAAAAACGCCCAGGCATTTATGTGAGGCTCCtattgtgggccggtctctaaggaCATGCACAATACCCAAcaacattggcccctgaggactgtcagcccaccggaaAGTACCTTGATTCAATGCtatattaccagtccaggcctagTTCTTGTTCAGTCAGTTCACAGGCCATCCTTGCTACTGCTGTCTGTGACGTCATCCAGGTTAGTGACCTTGGTGTcgccctcctcctcatcatcctctttctCCGCCTCACCAGAGCCAATCACTGTCTTCTCTGAGCTGGTGGTTGTGGCTGTAGGTGCTTCAGCATGATCCTCAGAGCTAGTGTCCGACAATTTCTCCTCTAACCTAGCGTGTGTGGCGGTAGATATATTTGCACTATCCTCACTACTAGCATTAGATAATTTCTGCACCAGGCTAGCGTGTGTGGGTGTAGATGTTTTGGCATGATCCTCACTGCTAGCATCAGACAATTCCTGCCCTAGGCTGGCGTGTGTGGGTGTAGATGTTTTAGCATGATCCTCACTGCTAGCATCAGAGGATTCCTGCCCTAGACTAGCGTGTGTGGGTGTAGATGTTTTAGCATGATCCTCACTGCTAGCATCAGACAATTCCTGCCCTAGGCTAGCGTGTGTGGGTGTAGATGTTTTAGCATGATCCTCACTGCTAGCATCAGACAATTCCTGCCCTAGGCTAGCGTGTGTGGGTGTAGATGTTTTAGCATGATCCTCACTGCCAGCATCAGATAATTTCTGCACTAGGCTAGCGTGTGTGGGTGTAGATGTTTTGGCATGATCCTCACTGCTAGCATCAGACAATTCCTGCCCTAGGCTAGCGTGTGTGGGTGTAGATGTTTTAGCATGATCCTCACTGCCAGCATCAGATAATTTCTGCACTAGGCTAGCGTGTGTGGGTGTAGATGTTTTAGCATGATCCTCACTGCTAGCATCAGATAAATTCTGCACTAGGCTAGCGTGTGTGGGTGTAGATGTTTTAGCATGATCCTCACTGCTAGCATCAGATAATTTCTGCACTAGGCTAGCGTGTGTGGGTTTAGATGTTTTAGCATGATCCTCACTGCTAGCATCAGATAATTTCTGCACTAGGCTAGCGTGTGTGGGTGTAGATGTTTTAACACTACCTTTGGGAAAATTAAAGGCTTTCTGCTTTGAGCTAGTGGGTGTAGCCGGAGATGTTTTTACGCTACCTCTGCTGGCATCAGTAGCTTTCTTTTTTAAGCTAGAGCGTTTGGCTACAGATATTTTAAGACCTCTACTAGCATCGGTCTCTTTTTGCTCTGAACTAGACGTAGGTGCAGATGATTTAAGGGTACCTCTGCCAGTGCCGATAGTCTTCTGCTCCAATCCAGCgcgtgtgggtgtaggtgttttAAGGCTACCTCCTTTGCCAGCCTCAGAGGCTCTCTGTGGTGAGCTACTGGTTGTGGCTGCtttagcgctacttctgttggcAAGAGCAGCTTTCAGCTCTGCGATGGTGGCTTTGCCTGGGATTGCTTTAGCACTACCTGGCCTGCTAGCATCAGAAGATGTTTTACGCTCAGAGCTAGTGAGTGCAGGTGAGGATGTGGGAGCAGTAAAGAAGGGGAGCTTTGTGAATGTTTTGGCTCGTGTTGGTGGAGAAGTCGGTGATTCCTGTGCTTGTGACGTGGCTGCGCTGGATGCGTCTGGCTGTGTGAGCGTGTCATCATGAGTGTGTGTAGAAGTTTGTGTTTGCTGGACCTCTGTACTTGGTGTTAATTGATCTTCTAGGTTTTCAGCATGGGATGACGTTTCAGGAATTCCAGTGCTTGCCTTTTCCAGGTCTTGGAGCTGTATTTCTTTACCATTGTCTATGTCCACTTTAACGTGTGGAGACTCTTCTGGTTTACTGTCTGTTTGTGACTGACTTAGTTCTGGGTCATCGGTGGTCTTCTGTTCTGCTTTGGAGTCGTGCGTCTCGTCTGTGAGTGTTTCAGGTGTGTCTATGCTTTCATGTTTTGATGACACTTGTTCTGAGTTTTCATGTGTGGGTGACACATCTTGTTGCTCTTCTGGATCAGTATCAGGCTGACTCTGTGTTAATTTGTCCACGTTAGACTCTGCATCCCCTCCGCCTAAACTGGCACCCTCTCCCACTGGTTGATCAGATTTGGAGTCCTCTGATGTTTGGTGTTCATGCTCCGCCATCTGTGATGTAGGGGTGTCTGACATGGGTTGACTCAAGTCAGGAGGGCATTTCTCTGTGATTGACCCTTCGGGTTTAGTATCTGCAATATCACTGCTATTTGTGTTATTTTCAGAATTGATTGCTTCTTCTTGGTTAGCGTTCTGATTCAGCTCACTGGGGGTTATTGAGTCATTTGAATTTGAAGGCTTGTCCGAAGGCAGGCTAGATTTCTCCAACTTTtgtttctcttctgtcgtgcTCTCCCCTGGATCAAAGTCCATGTCTACCACCACAAACTCATCTGGGTGTGTGTTGGCTTCCTGTTCctgctcctgctcttcctcctccacctccctcgtTCGAATGGTGACTTCATCGCGGAAAGACACTGTTTTGAGCAGGGACTTGTCGGAGACCTTAACTGAGGCCTTCCCATTGGACCGTATGGCCGAGGAGGCGGGCTGAGGCGGCACAGTGGTGTTTGATTGGGCAGTTGAGGAGCCGGAGAGCTTCTCGGTGACCGTGTAGATGCCAGGCTTGCCGTGCAGTGGGGACAGCATGATATCTGCGTTGCATAGTGCCTCTGCATGTAGAGACACTTCATCCAGCATCACCACCGGAGAACTGTGATTCACCTGCCccagagacagacacacccaGCAAACAAGGTCACAAACATGTTACTGTCAAACttatactaacacacacatgcataatatCCCCATCACACAGATCACAAACATgttaccggcacacacacacacacacacacacacacacacacacacacacacacacacacacacacatacacgcacatgcacgcgcacacacacacacacacacacacacacacacacacacacacacacacacacacacacacacacacacacacacacacacacacacacacacacacaaacacaatatccCCATCACACAGATCACAAACATgttaccggcacacacacacacagagagacacacacacacacacagagagacacacacacacacacacacacacacacacacacacacacacacacacacacacacacacacacacacacacacacacacacacacacacacacacacacacacacacacaaacacaatatccCCATCACACAGATCACAAACATGTGTCCCTCATACTTATTTATACTTACGGtataaaacgcacacacactcacattttcgCTCTATCGTCCTAGCATACGAAgtctcgcacactcacacacacacacacacacacacacacacacacacacacacacacacacacacacacacacacacacacacacacacacacacacacacacacaaacacacacacacacacacacacacacacacacacacacacacacacacacacacatctgcccaGTCCACAGAGCAGAACATTGTACAGTTTTTATATTTATGCTCACCATCTGTTCACAAATGGGTCGTTGACAtttttagtagcagacgtcaggtgCACTCACAGCGAATGTcactaataataattaataattggtAATTAACGCAATGCATATTCTTTTAGATAAGCCAATTCATCCAATAGGCCTACAGAGTGTATAcaacagtggcattagctgtTACATGCAAAATCCTGATGTCTGCTCCT contains:
- the LOC134447049 gene encoding uncharacterized protein LOC134447049, yielding MTTESNPGPRRYDTLCFGGHDIFTAIRENSPGGTLVASLSMTGEPETNEITLELTGDNADWLYLEGKTIKLNATMDQDLDREIYGSVLRAHVSCYVNNTLQSEYSLVVEILNENDNGPVFLWNTTQAQNISELAAVNSVVFALQALDADGDTIVYEIDNSSPDAEHFRIDLPNSGQVLLNKPLDYETQVELRLRVYAMEMSTKEQLTATASLVLYVQDGDDHYPQFLPCTILPLSGAAQHVCANPVYTTNITERDEDIILDFYPGPVNAVDGDKGLNTPLTYSILSGADNGRFLINEATGEIRLTRRVENRLLTPSLRLRIVAAQVDDLKKYSVATAIVRVVAENRFPPQFQRKEYRAFLTESTNTATFVLTYGNEMLVLQAIDQDFPDGMNPKVHYSLATNTELFSVTKEGFLIARGNHPPPPHTHTLEVLATDLESGDVANASVTVTILHRGQPVPHSPLSEDPNHAHGSPGRAVGVLGLCLLLLGAAVCVTVRWLRRRKRRRDPSDRGCVAEGKHPNVSLQWFQLVNHSSPVVMLDEVSLHAEALCNADIMLSPLHGKPGIYTVTEKLSGSSTAQSNTTVPPQPASSAIRSNGKASVKVSDKSLLKTVSFRDEVTIRTREVEEEEQEQEQEANTHPDEFVVVDMDFDPGESTTEEKQKLEKSSLPSDKPSNSNDSITPSELNQNANQEEAINSENNTNSSDIADTKPEGSITEKCPPDLSQPMSDTPTSQMAEHEHQTSEDSKSDQPVGEGASLGGGDAESNVDKLTQSQPDTDPEEQQDVSPTHENSEQVSSKHESIDTPETLTDETHDSKAEQKTTDDPELSQSQTDSKPEESPHVKVDIDNGKEIQLQDLEKASTGIPETSSHAENLEDQLTPSTEVQQTQTSTHTHDDTLTQPDASSAATSQAQESPTSPPTRAKTFTKLPFFTAPTSSPALTSSERKTSSDASRPGSAKAIPGKATIAELKAALANRSSAKAATTSSSPQRASEAGKGGSLKTPTPTRAGLEQKTIGTGRATTTSSEKTVIGSGEAEKEDDEEEGDTKVTNLDDVTDSSSKDGL